The following coding sequences lie in one Paramisgurnus dabryanus chromosome 16, PD_genome_1.1, whole genome shotgun sequence genomic window:
- the slc25a5 gene encoding ADP/ATP translocase 2: MSETAISFAKDFLAGGIAAAISKTAVAPIERVKLLLQVQHASKQITVDKQYKGIMDCVVRIPKEQGFVSFWRGNLANVIRYFPTQALNFAFKDKYKKVFLDGVDKRTQFWRYFAGNLASGGAAGATSLCFVYPLDFARTRLAADVGKAGAEREFSGLGNCLAKIFKSDGLKGLYQGFNVSVQGIIIYRAAYFGIYDTAKGMLPDPKNTHIVVSWMIAQSVTAVAGLASYPFDTVRRRMMMQSGRKGADIMYSGTIDCWRKIGRDEGGKAFFKGAWSNVLRGMGGAFVLVLYDELKKVM; this comes from the exons ATGAGTGAGACCGCCATCTCCTTCGCCAAGGACTTCTTGGCCGGTGGCATAGCCGCTGCCATTTCCAAAACCGCGGTGGCCCCCATCGAGAGAGTCAAACTGCTGCTTCAG GTGCAACATGCTAGCAAACAGATTACAGTGGATAAGCAGTACAAGGGCATTATGGACTGCGTCGTCCGTATTCCCAAGGAGCAGGGCTTTGTGTCATTCTGGAGAGGAAACTTGGCCAACGTCATCAGATACTTCCCCACCCAGGCCCTCAACTTTGCTTTCAAAGACAAGTACAAGAAGGTCTTCCTTGATGGTGTAGACAAACGCACCCAGTTCTGGAGGTACTTCGCTGGTAACCTGGCCTCAGGTGGTGCTGCTGGTGCCACATCCCTCTGCTTCGTCTATCCTCTCGACTTCGCAAGAACCCGTCTGGCCGCCGATGTCGGCAAAGCTGGCGCAGAAAGAGAGTTCAGTGGTCTTGGTAACTGCTTGGCAAAGATCTTCAAGTCTGATGGCCTCAAGGGTCTGTACCAGGGCTTCAACGTGTCTGTGCAGGGAATCATCATTTACAGAGCTGCCTATTTCGGCATCTATGACACAGCCAAGG GTATGCTGCCAGATCCCAAGAACACTCACATTGTTGTCAGCTGGATGATCGCTCAATCTGTGACTGCTGTTGCTGGTCTTGCATCCTACCCCTTCGACACAGTCCGTCGTCGTATGATGATGCAGTCTGGACGTAAAGGAG cTGACATCATGTACAGCGGCACAATTGACTGCTGGAGGAAGATTGGACGCGATGAGGGTGGCAAGGCTTTCTTCAAAGGAGCCTGGTCTAATGTTCTCAGAGGCATGGGTGGTGCCTTTGTCCTGGTCTTGTATGATGAGTTGAAGAAGGTCATGTAA